A stretch of the Duncaniella dubosii genome encodes the following:
- the pheS gene encoding phenylalanine--tRNA ligase subunit alpha produces MIDKINQLKAEIEALVAKTPQDVETLRIKYLSKKGAISELMTDFRSVAPEQKRELGQKLNELKALATEKLAALRESLESVDAGASDLDLSRTAAPMPLGTRHPLSLVKNEIISIFSRLGFTIAEGPEIEDDWHVFSSLNFAEDHPARDMQDTFFIQRNPDVLLRTHTSSVQSRVMEKTQPPIRIICPGRVYRNEAISARAHCFFHQVEALYVDKNVSFADLRQTLLYFAQEMFGPETKIRLRPSYFPFTEPSAEMDISCNLCGGKGCSFCKHTGWVEILGCGMVDPNVLEACGIDSKEYTGFALGMGVERITNLKYQVKDLRMFSENDVRFLRQFEAAH; encoded by the coding sequence ATGATAGACAAGATAAATCAGCTTAAAGCTGAAATAGAGGCTCTTGTAGCAAAGACGCCACAGGATGTAGAAACGCTCCGCATCAAGTATCTGAGCAAGAAAGGCGCGATTTCCGAACTTATGACTGATTTCCGTTCGGTTGCTCCCGAACAGAAGCGTGAGCTTGGACAGAAATTAAATGAACTGAAGGCACTTGCCACTGAAAAGCTCGCTGCTCTCCGCGAATCGCTTGAGAGTGTCGATGCAGGTGCTTCGGATCTGGATCTTTCACGCACGGCCGCTCCGATGCCGCTTGGCACACGCCATCCGCTTTCGCTTGTAAAGAATGAAATAATCTCGATATTCTCGCGACTCGGTTTCACCATAGCCGAAGGTCCTGAGATTGAAGATGACTGGCACGTGTTCTCCTCGCTCAATTTTGCAGAGGATCATCCCGCACGTGACATGCAGGACACTTTCTTTATCCAGCGCAATCCCGATGTGTTGCTGCGCACCCACACTTCGTCGGTGCAGAGCCGCGTAATGGAGAAGACTCAGCCACCGATTCGCATCATCTGTCCGGGACGTGTCTACCGTAATGAAGCTATCTCTGCGCGTGCCCACTGCTTCTTCCATCAGGTCGAGGCTCTTTATGTCGACAAGAATGTATCGTTTGCCGACCTGCGTCAGACACTTCTCTATTTCGCACAGGAAATGTTTGGCCCAGAGACTAAAATCCGTCTTCGCCCGAGCTATTTCCCCTTTACCGAGCCTTCGGCCGAGATGGATATCTCATGTAATCTCTGCGGAGGCAAGGGATGTTCTTTCTGCAAGCACACCGGCTGGGTCGAGATCCTCGGTTGCGGAATGGTCGATCCAAATGTGCTTGAAGCATGTGGCATAGATTCAAAGGAATACACCGGATTCGCTCTCGGTATGGGCGTGGAGCGTATAACCAACCTGAAGTATCAGGTCAAGGATCTTCGCATGTTCTCCGAAAACGATGTCCGTTTCCTACGTCAGTTTGAGGCAGCACATTGA
- the lgt gene encoding prolipoprotein diacylglyceryl transferase: MLDFITWNADPFLFHIGNFGLRWYSLAFMVGFLVGYEIESRIYRHEGVPERWLSMLLLWTIAGTIIGARLGHVFFYQWDLYKQDPITILYVWEGGLASHGGTIGIILCVILYSIFTTKRNPLWAFDRLVIPIALVGGLIRLGNLMNSEIFGHATDLPWGFMFIRSAEWRHIYMGQACHPTQIYEALCYFALFGLLMWMYWKKNAEERPGLIFGVFLIGIFLPRFLIEFIKNPQVEFEQTMTLNMGQLLSVPFILLGIGLVIYAMTRPRQHLTFPNRFAEELQSSRK, encoded by the coding sequence ATGTTAGATTTTATTACGTGGAACGCAGATCCGTTTCTCTTTCATATCGGCAATTTCGGTCTCCGATGGTATAGTCTTGCTTTCATGGTCGGATTTCTTGTCGGCTATGAGATAGAATCACGTATCTACAGGCACGAGGGTGTACCTGAGCGTTGGCTCAGCATGTTGTTGCTGTGGACCATTGCCGGCACTATCATCGGCGCTCGTCTCGGGCATGTGTTTTTCTACCAGTGGGATCTCTATAAGCAGGATCCGATTACGATTCTTTATGTCTGGGAAGGCGGTCTTGCAAGTCATGGTGGAACGATAGGAATCATCCTGTGTGTAATTCTTTATTCGATTTTTACTACCAAACGCAACCCTCTCTGGGCTTTCGACAGGCTCGTTATTCCTATCGCGCTTGTCGGCGGTCTGATACGTCTCGGCAACCTTATGAATTCAGAGATATTCGGCCATGCTACCGACCTTCCGTGGGGATTCATGTTTATCCGTTCCGCCGAGTGGCGTCATATCTATATGGGGCAGGCGTGTCACCCGACGCAGATTTATGAAGCGTTGTGCTATTTTGCACTTTTCGGATTGCTTATGTGGATGTATTGGAAGAAAAATGCAGAAGAGCGCCCCGGGTTGATATTCGGTGTGTTCCTCATTGGTATATTCCTGCCACGCTTCCTTATAGAGTTCATAAAGAATCCTCAGGTTGAATTTGAGCAGACAATGACGCTCAACATGGGGCAGTTGCTGAGTGTGCCGTTTATTCTTCTTGGCATAGGGCTTGTGATATACGCAATGACTCGTCCGCGACAGCATCTGACTTTTCCTAACCGTTTTGCCGAGGAGCTTCAATCATCCAGAAAGTGA